A single region of the Chionomys nivalis chromosome 5, mChiNiv1.1, whole genome shotgun sequence genome encodes:
- the LOC130874727 gene encoding 60S ribosomal protein L17 translates to MVRYSLDPENPTKSCKSRGSNLRVHFKNTRETAQAIKGMHIRKATKYLKDVTLKKQCVPFRRYNGGVGRCAQAKQWGWTQGRWPKKSAEFLLHMLKNAESNAELKGLDVDSLVIEHIQVNKAPKMRRRTYRAHGRINPYMSSPCHIEMILTEKEQIVPKPEEEVAQKKKISQKKLKKQKLMARE, encoded by the coding sequence ATGGTTCGCTACTCTCTTGACCCAGAAAACCCTACAAAATCATGCAAATCGAGAGGATCAAACCTTCGGGTTCACTTTAAGAACACCCGTGAAACGGCCCAGGCCATCAAGGGTATGCATATCCGAAAAGCCACCAAGTATCTGAAAGATGTCACTTTGAAGAAGCAGTGTGTGCCATTCCGACGGTACAATGGTGGAGTCGGTAGGTGCGCCCAGGCCAAACAGTGGGGCTGGACACAGGGTCGGTGGCCAAAAAAGAGTGCGGAATTTTTGCTGCACATGCTGAAAAATGCAGAGAGCAATGCTGAACTGAAGGGTTTAGATGTGGACTCTCTGGTCATTGAGCACATCCAGGTGAACAAAGCACCTAAGATGCGCCGACGAACTTACAGAGCTCATGGCCGGATTAACCCATACATGAGCTCCCCCTGCCACATCGAGATGATCCTCACTGAAAAGGAACAGATtgttccaaagccagaagaggaggttgcacagaagaaaaagatatcccagaagaaactgaagaaacaaaaacttatggCACGGGAATAA